A stretch of the Panicum virgatum strain AP13 chromosome 9N, P.virgatum_v5, whole genome shotgun sequence genome encodes the following:
- the LOC120692306 gene encoding uncharacterized protein LOC120692306 has translation MAGRSSSLSMVASHRLFAPVHAVGGADHGAELDEADVIWGGGPASSSPSSPSPFLPSAAAADPYARSPPVAAPSKPKPRGGPGPASVPVNIPDWSKILGAEYAGSCAGARGWAAHDDAFAEDAAGSGGRRWVPPHEMLQCRERAAASFSVREGAGRTLKGRDLRRVRNAIWEKTGFQD, from the coding sequence ATGGCCGGGCGGAGCAGCAGCCTCTCCATGGTCGCGTCGCACCGGCTGTTCGCGCCGGTGCACGCCGTGGGCGGCGCCGACCACGGCGCGGAGCTCGACGAGGCCGACGTCATCTGGGGCGGAGGCccggcgtcgtcgtccccgtcgtcgccgtcgccgttcctgccctccgccgcggcggcagacCCGTAcgcgcggtcgccgccggtggccgcgcCGTCCAAGCCCAAGCCGCGCGGCGGCCCGGGCCCAGCGTCGGTGCCGGTCAACATCCCGGACTGGTCCAAGATCCTCGGCGCCGAGTACGCCGGGAGCtgcgcgggcgcgcgcgggtGGGCGGCGCACGACGACGCGTTCGCCGAGGACGCGGCGGGCAGCGGGGGCCGGCGCTGGGTGCCGCCCCACGAGATGCTGCAGTGccgggagcgcgcggcggcgtccttCTCCGTGCGCGAGGGCGCCGGCCGCACGCTCAAGGGACGCGACCTCCGCCGCGTCCGCAACGCCATCTGGGAGAAGACCGGCTTCCAGGACTGA